Within the Arthrobacter caoxuetaonis genome, the region GGAGTCCTATTACCCGCTGGTCATTGACCGCTGGGAGACCATCGCGGACACCGGAGGCGCCGGCCTGCACCGGGGAGGCAACGGCGTCGACGTCGCGTACCGCTTCCTGGAACCCGGGACCATCGCCATTCACGACGACCGCTGGCTCACCTATCCGTGGGGTGTCCGCGGCGGTGAGCCGGGCGCCCGCGGACGGAAATGGATCGATAAGGCCGACGGGACCACGCTTATCCTTCCGTCCAAGGTCCACGACGTTCAGGTCGCACCGGGTGACGTCCTGCATTTTGTCACCTGGGGCGGCGGCGGCTGGGGTGATCCGCTGGAGCGTGATCCGGAGCTGGTCTGCAAAGAGGTCCGGCGCGGATTGGTGACGGCGCAGGGCGCGCTCGCCTACGGAGTGGTGTGCTCGGAGGAGGGAACGCCCGACGCCGAGGCCACTCAGGCGCTCCGTGAACGGCTGCGCGGGGACCGGGAGGGGCCCCTGCCCCTTTTCAACCGCGGCGGAGAGATGGCGGACCTGCTGGCCAACAGCCTGGCTGAGACGGGCCTGGCTGCACCGCTGCCGCCGGTGGCGCTGGCGTGACCGGTTTCGCCCACGGATTCGACGGCACCCTGGCACCGGGCACAGCGCCCGCCGTCGTGGCCGTTGACCTGATGCGTGCCTACTTCGACCCGCAGAGCCCGCTCTGCCTGCCGGACAAGGAATTCCTCGACAGCGCGGCGCAGGTGCTTGTCGCTGCCCGTGCCTGCGGCGTCCCGGTGCTGCATACGCGGGTCAGCTTCGGGCCGGACGGCGCGGACGGCGGAGTGTTTATCCGCAAGGTCCCGGCACTCCGCCTGCTGATCGGGGAGACGGAACTGGGCCAGCTCATGCCGGAGGTCGCCCCCGAGGAGGGGGAAACCGTGCTGGTGAAACAGTACGCCAGCGCCTTCTTCGGCACGGACCTGGCCCAGCTCCTCCACACCCGTGCAATCGACACCCTGGTCATCGTGGGCACCAGCACCAGCGGCTGCATCCGCGCAACGGCAGTCGATGCGATGCAGCACGGATTCGTGCCGATCGTCGTCGGAAACGCTGTTGGGGACCGCGACGCCGCGGTCCACGACGGATCGCTGTACGACCTCCAGGCAAAGTATGCGGAGATCTGGAACAGCTCCGCCGTGGAAGAGTACTTCCGGGAGGGCTAGCTCAGGCGCCTACCCCCACCAGGGCTCCTTCGCGGCGTCGTACGTGCCGTCGTTCTCCGCGAGGTTCAGCCACTGGTTGACGTACTCCTGGAACACCGTGTCGCCGAGCGGAAGCAGGTACGCCTTCTGCGAGAAGTTGAACGGGTTGTCCGGGTCCACGGCGCACAGCTCCGGGTACTCGTTGTCGACCCATTTCACCTCAGCGGCGTCGGTGGTCATCACGTCGGCGCGGCCGGCGACGATCTCATCGAAAATCGTGTTGTTGTCCTCGAATCGGATGATCTCGCCGTTGGGGTAGTTTTCGTCGGCGAAGATTTCATTTGTGCCGCCGATCGGGGTGATCGAACGGACGCCGGGTGAGTTGATTTCCTCCACGGTGTCGTAGAGCTCCTCCTCACCGCACCGCGTAATCGGGGTTTTACCGTCGTCCAGCACGGTGCTGCTGTAGAACGCCTGCTCGGCCCGGGCCAGGGAGACTGAGACTCCGCCGGCACCGATGTCGCAGCCGGCGAGGAAGTCCGGCATCAGGTC harbors:
- a CDS encoding transporter substrate-binding domain-containing protein gives rise to the protein MPSFRLLPVLALSTLLVAGCTSPGAAEPGASTAPGGQDAAHESRLDLIKSRGSLIVCTTGDYRPFTYKDPETGEFSGIDIAMVQDLASRLDVDIEYVQTTWKDLMPDFLAGCDIGAGGVSVSLARAEQAFYSSTVLDDGKTPITRCGEEELYDTVEEINSPGVRSITPIGGTNEIFADENYPNGEIIRFEDNNTIFDEIVAGRADVMTTDAAEVKWVDNEYPELCAVDPDNPFNFSQKAYLLPLGDTVFQEYVNQWLNLAENDGTYDAAKEPWWG
- a CDS encoding isochorismatase family protein is translated as MTGFAHGFDGTLAPGTAPAVVAVDLMRAYFDPQSPLCLPDKEFLDSAAQVLVAARACGVPVLHTRVSFGPDGADGGVFIRKVPALRLLIGETELGQLMPEVAPEEGETVLVKQYASAFFGTDLAQLLHTRAIDTLVIVGTSTSGCIRATAVDAMQHGFVPIVVGNAVGDRDAAVHDGSLYDLQAKYAEIWNSSAVEEYFREG